A stretch of the Flavobacterium sp. 5 genome encodes the following:
- a CDS encoding NADPH-dependent FMN reductase, translated as MTDKKNIFIIIGSASNNSANEKLVNNFATLTEDYFNLTIFKDLKTLPHFDPELSADNPPKEIVEFRKNIENSDGIVICTPEYVFSIPSGLKNAIEWCVSTTVFTDKPIGLITASASGQKGHEELQLIMKTVMTKFINETTLLIQGIKGKINEQGDFIDDRTKKEFTKFTIAFKNSINK; from the coding sequence ATGACAGACAAGAAAAATATATTTATAATTATAGGAAGTGCAAGCAATAATTCGGCAAACGAGAAACTTGTAAACAATTTTGCTACATTAACTGAAGACTACTTTAATTTAACCATTTTTAAAGACTTAAAAACACTTCCCCATTTTGACCCAGAGCTTTCAGCAGACAATCCTCCTAAAGAAATAGTTGAATTTAGAAAGAATATTGAAAATTCAGACGGAATCGTAATTTGTACTCCCGAATATGTTTTTAGTATTCCAAGCGGGCTGAAAAACGCAATTGAATGGTGTGTTTCTACAACAGTTTTCACAGACAAACCAATCGGACTTATAACTGCTTCTGCAAGTGGTCAAAAAGGCCACGAAGAATTACAATTGATTATGAAAACTGTCATGACAAAATTCATCAACGAAACAACATTATTAATTCAAGGAATAAAAGGAAAGATAAACGAGCAAGGTGATTTTATAGACGATAGAACAAAAAAAGAATTTACTAAATTTACGATTGCCTTCAAAAATTCAATAAACAAATAA
- a CDS encoding SRPBCC domain-containing protein has protein sequence MAANISRIKINASKQKVWDTLTKAEFVKLWQYGSKLQTTWEVGSSIRFVTEWEDKIFEQWGTVLEFTPTEKLRYSLFAPRPELEDRPENYFEMIYTLSSDNEQTLLEITQEDKRPNAVQESEQGEENPILQMLKQIAETN, from the coding sequence ATGGCAGCTAATATTTCTAGAATAAAAATCAATGCATCAAAACAAAAAGTATGGGACACCTTGACCAAAGCCGAATTTGTGAAGCTATGGCAGTATGGAAGCAAATTACAAACCACTTGGGAAGTTGGAAGTTCTATACGATTTGTAACCGAATGGGAAGACAAAATATTTGAACAATGGGGAACCGTTTTAGAATTTACACCTACTGAAAAATTGCGATACTCTCTATTTGCACCCAGACCTGAACTAGAAGACAGACCTGAAAATTATTTTGAAATGATTTACACTTTGTCATCCGATAACGAACAGACACTTCTTGAAATAACACAAGAAGACAAGAGACCAAATGCAGTTCAGGAAAGTGAGCAAGGTGAAGAGAATCCAATTTTGCAAATGCTAAAACAAATTGCTGAAACCAATTAA
- a CDS encoding BamA/TamA family outer membrane protein yields MIKNFQQLILLAVVLFTTQITFAQTKSDTVKKIRFAAVPLINYNRTQGFIAGAMAQAFYRVNKKDTISPKSSTIAMGIYTQEKTWMAGVGEILYLKEDKWRIKAFLFKGNINYQYFNTEADNNAGEYEDYSNDITMALTQVQYNVWKRFYAGLYLEYNNTKTYFTAKNDSLDVKKLNNIGYVISQDNRDNVLFPTKGIFMNFKNQFYRDWVGSDSEFVKFQLNYTQFFALKEDKRHILLGRFYSEIGTGEVPFQGQSVVGRDDLRGYSQGKYRGNQVYAVQSEYRWMFNKSKFGAVGFLGVASAVNKFSDVFSSQLLPGIGAGIRYKLIPSMHVNIGFDAGVGRDDYSLTFRIGETFGR; encoded by the coding sequence ATGATAAAAAACTTTCAACAACTTATTCTATTGGCTGTTGTATTATTTACGACACAAATCACATTTGCACAAACCAAATCAGATACTGTTAAGAAAATAAGATTTGCAGCCGTTCCACTTATTAATTACAACAGAACTCAAGGCTTTATAGCCGGTGCCATGGCACAAGCTTTTTATAGAGTAAATAAAAAAGATACCATATCGCCAAAATCAAGCACAATTGCAATGGGAATTTATACTCAGGAGAAAACTTGGATGGCAGGTGTTGGTGAAATTCTTTACTTAAAAGAAGATAAATGGCGTATTAAGGCATTTTTATTCAAAGGAAATATTAATTATCAATATTTTAATACTGAGGCTGATAACAATGCTGGTGAATATGAAGACTATAGTAATGACATTACAATGGCATTGACTCAAGTGCAATACAATGTTTGGAAAAGGTTTTACGCAGGACTCTATTTGGAGTACAATAATACCAAAACCTATTTTACTGCAAAGAACGATTCACTCGATGTAAAAAAACTAAATAACATTGGTTATGTAATCAGTCAGGACAATAGAGACAATGTACTTTTCCCTACCAAAGGTATTTTTATGAATTTCAAAAATCAGTTTTATCGTGATTGGGTAGGCAGCGACAGTGAATTTGTTAAATTCCAATTAAATTACACTCAATTTTTCGCCCTTAAAGAAGACAAAAGACATATATTATTAGGTCGTTTTTATTCAGAAATTGGGACTGGTGAAGTACCATTTCAAGGGCAGTCAGTTGTAGGTCGAGATGATTTAAGAGGATATTCACAAGGAAAATACAGAGGTAATCAGGTTTATGCTGTTCAATCCGAATACCGATGGATGTTTAATAAATCAAAATTCGGTGCTGTTGGATTTCTTGGTGTCGCGTCGGCAGTAAATAAATTTAGTGATGTTTTTAGTTCTCAATTATTACCTGGTATAGGTGCCGGAATACGGTACAAACTGATTCCTTCAATGCATGTTAATATTGGTTTTGATGCTGGTGTAGGAAGGGATGATTATAGCTTGACTTTTAGAATTGGAGAAACATTTGGAAGATAA
- the dnaK gene encoding molecular chaperone DnaK, whose amino-acid sequence MGKIIGIDLGTTNSCVSVMEGNEAVVIPNAEGKRTTPSIIAFVEGGEIKVGDPAKRQAVTNPTKTIASIKRFMGHTFAETTNEAKRVSYSVVKGDNNTPRVDIDGRLYSAQELSAMTLQKMKKTAEDYLGQTVTEAVITVPAYFNDAQRQATKEAGEIAGLKVMRIINEPTAAALAYGLDKKGTDQKIAVYDLGGGTFDISVLELGDGVFEVLSTNGDTHLGGDDFDHEIIDWLADEFKAEEGIDLRLDPMSLQRIKEAAEKAKIELSSSAETEINLPYVTATASGPKHLVKKLTRAQFEKLTDSLVKRSMEPVAKALKDAGLTVSDIDEVILVGGSTRMPRIADEVEKFFGKKASKGVNPDEVVAIGAAIQGGVLSGDVKDVLLLDVTPLSLGIETMGGVMTILIESNTTIPTKKSQVFSTAADSQPTVELHVLQGARAMAVDNKTIGRFNLDGIPPAPRGVPQIEVTFDIDANGIIKVSATDKGTGKSHDIRIEASSGLTADEIEKMKKDAEANAEYDKIAREKAEKLNEADGMIFQTESQLKELGAKLSDDNKVAIEYALTELRMAHQSQDIPAIQTALDNINAAWKTATEAMYAQGEQGQAASEPQAQSQGDNVEDVEFEEVK is encoded by the coding sequence ATGGGTAAAATAATCGGAATTGATTTAGGTACTACAAACTCTTGTGTTTCTGTAATGGAAGGTAATGAAGCAGTTGTTATTCCTAATGCAGAAGGAAAAAGAACTACACCATCTATCATCGCTTTTGTTGAAGGTGGAGAGATTAAAGTGGGAGATCCTGCTAAAAGACAAGCAGTAACTAATCCAACTAAGACTATTGCTTCTATCAAACGTTTTATGGGTCACACTTTTGCTGAAACTACAAATGAAGCAAAAAGAGTTTCTTATTCAGTTGTAAAAGGAGATAACAATACACCACGTGTTGACATTGATGGTCGTTTGTACTCTGCTCAAGAATTGTCAGCTATGACACTTCAAAAAATGAAAAAAACTGCTGAAGACTATTTAGGTCAAACAGTTACTGAAGCGGTTATTACTGTTCCTGCTTACTTTAATGATGCACAACGTCAAGCTACGAAAGAAGCTGGAGAGATTGCTGGTCTTAAAGTTATGCGTATCATCAATGAGCCAACTGCAGCTGCACTTGCTTACGGATTAGATAAAAAAGGAACTGATCAAAAAATTGCTGTTTACGATTTAGGTGGAGGTACTTTTGATATCTCTGTTCTTGAATTAGGAGACGGTGTATTCGAAGTATTGTCTACAAATGGTGATACTCACCTTGGAGGAGATGATTTTGACCACGAAATTATTGACTGGTTAGCTGACGAATTTAAAGCTGAAGAAGGTATCGATTTACGTCTTGACCCAATGTCATTACAACGTATTAAAGAAGCTGCTGAAAAAGCTAAAATTGAATTGTCATCTTCTGCTGAAACTGAAATCAACTTACCTTACGTAACTGCTACAGCTTCAGGACCAAAACACTTAGTTAAAAAATTAACTAGAGCTCAATTTGAAAAATTAACTGATTCTTTAGTAAAACGTTCTATGGAGCCAGTTGCTAAAGCATTAAAAGATGCAGGTTTAACTGTTTCTGATATTGACGAAGTTATCTTGGTTGGAGGTTCTACTCGTATGCCAAGAATCGCTGACGAAGTTGAAAAATTCTTCGGTAAAAAAGCGTCTAAAGGAGTTAACCCTGATGAGGTTGTTGCAATTGGAGCAGCTATTCAAGGTGGAGTTCTTTCTGGAGATGTAAAAGATGTATTGTTATTAGACGTTACACCTTTATCTTTAGGTATCGAAACTATGGGTGGAGTTATGACTATCTTAATTGAGTCTAATACTACTATTCCAACTAAAAAATCTCAAGTATTCTCTACTGCTGCAGATTCTCAACCAACAGTTGAATTGCACGTATTGCAAGGAGCTAGAGCAATGGCTGTAGATAACAAAACTATCGGTCGTTTCAACTTAGATGGTATTCCACCAGCACCAAGAGGAGTTCCTCAAATTGAAGTAACTTTTGATATTGATGCTAATGGTATCATCAAAGTTTCTGCAACTGATAAAGGAACTGGAAAATCTCACGATATCCGTATCGAAGCTTCTTCTGGATTAACAGCTGATGAAATCGAGAAAATGAAAAAAGATGCTGAAGCTAACGCTGAGTATGACAAAATCGCTAGAGAAAAAGCTGAAAAATTGAACGAAGCAGACGGAATGATCTTCCAAACTGAGTCTCAATTGAAAGAACTTGGAGCTAAATTATCTGATGATAATAAAGTAGCTATCGAGTACGCTTTGACTGAATTGAGAATGGCTCACCAATCTCAAGACATTCCAGCTATTCAAACTGCTCTTGACAACATCAATGCAGCTTGGAAAACAGCTACAGAAGCTATGTATGCTCAAGGAGAACAAGGTCAAGCTGCTTCTGAGCCACAAGCTCAATCTCAAGGAGACAATGTTGAAGACGTTGAATTCGAAGAAGTAAAATAA
- the corA gene encoding magnesium/cobalt transporter CorA, giving the protein MRKIKYKKGKRLQPYSLEYTGLHKDKEIEMQLFVYDDCTVAEYENGTIDNLEKHIDLSKNNWLNIHGLSDVDLLKDVAEYFDINNFMLADILNTSKRTKLEEEREVLFFNIKSILPSESSDNIRVEQISFLLKKGILISFQEKRSDFFTHIRERIRTNSGIVRTKKSDYLLYILLDAIIGNFYITLEAEEDKIEELIDCAKNSADPIILEKIEKHRDNFNFLKRSIIPLRDSLYDIKSIQEDTVFDEIESDNFSFFARLHQKCLELLEQIESDMGSLESASNFFFAAQSHKMNEIMKTLTVISAVFIPLTFIVGVYGMNFDNMPELRFENGYYYVIGFMFLTVIGMVIYFKKRNWF; this is encoded by the coding sequence ATGAGAAAGATTAAATACAAGAAAGGGAAACGCCTACAGCCCTATAGTCTCGAATATACAGGTCTGCACAAAGACAAAGAGATTGAAATGCAATTGTTTGTTTATGATGATTGTACGGTTGCTGAATATGAGAATGGTACCATTGATAATTTAGAAAAACACATTGATTTAAGTAAGAACAATTGGTTGAATATTCATGGATTAAGTGATGTTGATTTGCTTAAAGATGTTGCTGAATATTTTGATATTAACAACTTTATGTTGGCTGATATTTTAAATACAAGCAAAAGAACCAAATTGGAAGAGGAAAGAGAGGTTTTGTTTTTTAATATAAAATCGATTTTACCTTCAGAAAGTTCAGATAATATTCGGGTTGAACAAATTAGTTTTTTGTTAAAAAAAGGAATTCTAATTTCTTTTCAGGAAAAAAGAAGTGATTTTTTTACTCACATAAGAGAACGTATCCGAACCAATTCAGGAATCGTTCGAACTAAGAAATCAGATTATTTATTGTATATTTTACTGGATGCAATTATTGGAAATTTCTACATAACACTAGAGGCTGAAGAGGATAAAATAGAAGAATTGATTGATTGTGCTAAAAATAGTGCGGACCCTATCATCTTGGAAAAAATTGAAAAGCACAGAGATAATTTTAATTTCTTAAAACGTTCTATTATTCCGCTTCGAGATTCTTTGTATGATATTAAAAGTATTCAGGAGGATACTGTTTTTGATGAAATTGAATCGGATAATTTTAGTTTTTTTGCCCGTTTACACCAAAAATGTTTAGAACTTTTGGAGCAAATTGAATCGGATATGGGTTCATTAGAAAGCGCCTCTAATTTCTTTTTTGCTGCACAATCGCACAAAATGAATGAGATTATGAAAACCTTGACTGTTATTTCGGCTGTTTTTATTCCGCTGACTTTTATTGTTGGAGTTTACGGGATGAATTTTGATAATATGCCTGAATTGAGATTTGAAAATGGTTATTATTATGTCATAGGTTTTATGTTTTTGACCGTAATTGGAATGGTTATTTATTTTAAAAAAAGAAATTGGTTTTAA
- the pta gene encoding phosphate acetyltransferase — protein MKKAIYIATIEENCGKTIITLGLLRMLLGRTAKVGYFRPIIEDNEEGKKDTHIETVISYFDLDIKYEDAYAITKSKLIKKKNNGKLGEVVDLIIEKYKQLEDRFDFILVEGTSFTGEGTVIELDMNVLIAKNLGVPTIIVGSGEGKTLDELIDNLNLAYNSFKIKEVEVLAVIANKVQPENIELVTTSLQKSLPSSILINSIPLIGSLNNPTIHEIVEMLDAEILFGHEYLNNQIGSYSIGAMQLCNYLLHLKENGLIITPGDRADIILGALQANESANYPAVSGIVLTGNITPEDSIMKLIEGLSSVVPIITVEGGTYHIANKIGGIKSKIYPDNLQKIETSINTFDKYVDLDVLIDKFNAFEAEGMTPKMFQYNLVKRAKAHRKHIVLPEGNDERIIIAAARLQAMDVVDLSIIGNKKQIESKVAELGLEFDFSRIPIINPIESELYEDYVNTYYELRKAKNVTLGMARDLMEDVSYFGTMMVYKGHADGMVSGAAHTTQHTILPALQFIKTKPNSSVVSSIFFMCLEDRVSIFGDCAINPNPTAEQLAEIAISSADSSIGFGIEPKIAMLSYSSGSSGKGDEVDKVRAATEIVKQKRPDLKIEGPIQYDAAVDLEVGQSKMPNSEVAGHASVLIFPDLNTGNNTYKAVQRETGALAIGPMLQGLNKPVNDLSRGCTIDDIINTVVITAIQAQGL, from the coding sequence ATGAAAAAAGCTATATATATCGCAACTATTGAAGAGAATTGCGGCAAGACAATAATTACTTTAGGATTATTGAGAATGCTTTTGGGAAGGACTGCAAAAGTAGGTTATTTTAGACCTATTATTGAAGATAATGAAGAAGGAAAAAAAGATACACACATTGAGACGGTTATTTCATATTTTGATTTAGATATTAAATACGAAGATGCATATGCTATTACCAAGAGTAAATTAATCAAGAAAAAAAATAATGGTAAATTAGGTGAGGTAGTTGATTTAATTATTGAAAAATACAAACAATTAGAAGATCGATTTGATTTTATTTTGGTTGAAGGAACTAGTTTTACAGGAGAAGGTACTGTTATAGAATTGGATATGAATGTTTTGATTGCTAAAAATCTAGGTGTTCCTACTATAATTGTTGGTTCTGGAGAAGGAAAAACTCTAGATGAATTAATCGATAATTTAAATTTAGCATATAATTCATTTAAAATTAAAGAGGTGGAAGTATTAGCTGTAATTGCCAATAAAGTACAGCCAGAAAATATTGAGCTGGTAACTACTAGTTTACAAAAAAGCTTGCCATCATCAATTCTGATCAATTCAATACCTTTGATAGGAAGCTTAAACAATCCCACAATACATGAAATAGTAGAGATGCTGGATGCTGAAATATTATTTGGACATGAATATTTGAATAATCAGATTGGAAGCTATAGTATTGGAGCAATGCAATTATGCAATTATTTATTGCATCTTAAAGAGAATGGACTTATTATCACTCCAGGCGACAGAGCCGATATTATTCTGGGAGCATTACAGGCAAATGAATCTGCCAATTACCCTGCAGTTTCAGGAATTGTATTGACTGGTAATATCACTCCAGAAGATAGTATTATGAAGTTAATAGAAGGGCTTTCTTCTGTAGTGCCAATCATTACTGTTGAAGGAGGAACTTATCATATTGCAAATAAAATTGGAGGCATTAAATCTAAAATCTACCCTGATAATCTCCAAAAAATTGAGACATCTATTAATACATTTGATAAATATGTTGATTTAGATGTTTTAATAGATAAGTTTAATGCTTTTGAGGCTGAAGGAATGACGCCTAAAATGTTTCAATATAACTTGGTAAAGAGAGCTAAAGCACATAGAAAGCACATTGTTTTACCCGAAGGAAATGATGAAAGAATTATCATAGCAGCTGCGCGTTTGCAAGCCATGGATGTTGTTGATTTATCAATTATTGGAAATAAAAAACAAATTGAAAGTAAAGTGGCTGAATTAGGCTTGGAGTTTGATTTTTCAAGAATTCCCATTATAAATCCAATAGAATCTGAGTTATATGAGGATTATGTAAATACGTATTATGAACTGAGAAAAGCCAAAAATGTAACACTTGGTATGGCAAGGGATTTGATGGAAGATGTCTCTTATTTTGGTACTATGATGGTGTATAAAGGACATGCAGATGGAATGGTTTCTGGTGCTGCACATACGACTCAACATACTATTTTACCAGCGTTACAATTTATTAAAACCAAGCCAAACTCCTCTGTAGTTTCCTCTATATTTTTCATGTGTCTAGAGGATCGTGTTTCTATTTTTGGGGATTGTGCTATTAATCCAAATCCTACGGCTGAACAATTGGCAGAAATAGCTATTTCATCTGCTGATTCCAGTATTGGCTTCGGAATTGAACCTAAAATTGCAATGTTGTCGTACTCTTCTGGTTCCTCTGGAAAAGGAGATGAGGTTGATAAAGTGAGAGCTGCAACTGAGATAGTGAAACAAAAACGTCCTGATTTGAAAATTGAAGGACCAATTCAATACGATGCTGCAGTCGATTTGGAAGTAGGACAAAGTAAAATGCCAAATTCAGAGGTTGCAGGTCACGCTAGTGTATTAATTTTCCCTGATTTGAATACAGGAAATAATACCTATAAAGCCGTTCAAAGAGAAACAGGGGCATTGGCAATTGGACCAATGCTACAAGGATTGAATAAACCTGTAAATGACTTAAGTCGTGGTTGTACAATTGATGATATTATAAACACGGTTGTCATTACAGCTATTCAGGCACAGGGATTGTAA
- a CDS encoding acetate/propionate family kinase, whose protein sequence is MKVVIINSGSSSIKYQLIEMPAGEVICSGMIDRIGLETSNFTYVTKAIKIEEILPIANHKIGLNKIAQLLMDEDNGVIKSTKEIEAVGHRVVHGGSSFSDPTLITPEVKEEIRKLCDIAPLHNPAHLQGIIVAEEIFVEAKQIAVFDTAFHQTMPELAYKYAIPTHFLAENKLRVYGFHGTSHKYVSEKAIQYLKSLNKPHRNIITVHLGNGCSITAVKDGKCIDTSMGFTPISGLIMGTRSGDIDPSVLFYMMKALNYTVDEVSTLLQKQSGMLGLTGYSDLRDIQSNAEKGNKDCQLALEMNAYRIKKYIGSYAAALNGLDAIVFTAGIGENSAEIRKLVSTDMEFFGIELDDTKNEIRSKEIREINLPQSKAKILVVPTDEEIEIANQVYGLLLN, encoded by the coding sequence ATGAAAGTAGTAATTATAAACTCAGGGAGTTCTTCTATAAAATATCAATTAATTGAAATGCCTGCAGGCGAAGTGATTTGTTCTGGAATGATTGACAGAATAGGGTTGGAGACCTCCAATTTTACTTATGTGACCAAAGCTATCAAAATAGAGGAAATTCTTCCAATTGCCAATCATAAAATTGGGCTTAATAAAATAGCCCAATTATTAATGGATGAAGATAATGGAGTTATAAAAAGCACTAAAGAAATTGAAGCCGTAGGGCACAGAGTGGTGCATGGTGGAAGCTCTTTTTCTGATCCAACTTTGATTACTCCAGAAGTTAAAGAAGAAATAAGAAAATTATGTGATATAGCTCCTTTGCACAATCCAGCACATCTTCAAGGAATTATTGTTGCGGAAGAAATTTTTGTTGAAGCCAAACAAATAGCTGTTTTTGATACTGCTTTTCATCAGACAATGCCTGAATTAGCTTATAAATATGCTATTCCTACTCATTTTTTAGCAGAAAATAAACTTAGAGTATATGGCTTTCATGGAACTTCTCATAAATACGTTTCAGAAAAGGCAATTCAATATCTGAAATCATTAAATAAACCTCATAGAAATATAATCACTGTGCATTTGGGTAATGGCTGTAGCATTACCGCTGTGAAAGATGGGAAATGTATTGATACCTCAATGGGCTTTACACCAATTAGCGGATTGATTATGGGAACTCGAAGCGGTGATATTGATCCATCTGTTTTGTTTTATATGATGAAAGCATTAAATTATACTGTAGATGAAGTTAGTACTTTATTGCAAAAACAAAGCGGAATGCTTGGTTTAACAGGATATAGCGATTTGAGAGATATTCAATCAAATGCCGAAAAAGGAAATAAAGATTGTCAATTGGCTTTAGAAATGAATGCGTATCGAATCAAAAAATATATTGGTTCCTATGCAGCGGCTTTAAATGGTTTGGATGCTATTGTTTTTACTGCTGGAATTGGAGAAAATTCGGCTGAGATTAGAAAACTAGTGAGTACTGATATGGAGTTTTTTGGAATTGAATTAGATGATACTAAAAATGAAATTCGTTCTAAAGAAATTAGAGAAATCAATCTTCCTCAATCGAAAGCAAAAATTTTGGTTGTTCCTACCGATGAGGAAATTGAAATTGCGAATCAGGTATATGGTTTGCTTTTGAATTAA